A stretch of DNA from Saccharospirillum mangrovi:
CTTGCTGGACCGTTTCCTGTCCAGCGACTCTCTGTCCGGCGATGCCGCCCGGATGAAGCGCGACAACCTGCGTGAATCGATCCGCCCCTGGATCTTTGTTGGACCTGCGGTTGTGCTGCTACTGGTTTATCTGGTGTACCCCGTATTTGCGTCATTGTGGTACTCCCTGCTCGACAGAAACGCGAACGAATTCGTTGGCCTGGCAAACTACGCCTGGGCATTCCAGAACCCCAATTTTCTGGTCGCCGTTCGCAACAACGTTCTGTGGCTCATCTTTGTACCGACTCTGGCCACGGGTTTTGGCTTGTTGATCGCCTACATGACCGACCGTCTGTGGTGGGGCAAGCTGGCCCGCACCCTGGTGTTTTTGCCGATGGCGATTTCCTTCGTCGGCGCGTCGGTTATCTGGAAATTCATTTATGACTACCGCGGCTCCGGTGAAGAGCAAATCGGTCTGCTCAATGCCCTGGTCGTTGCACTCGGTGGCGAACCGGTTACCTGGATCGCCGTGCCGTTCTGGAACAACTTCCTGCTGATGGTGATCCTGGTGTGGATCCAGACCGGTTTCGCCATGGTGATTCTCGGCGCTGCCATTCGCGGCGTGCCCGAAGACACGCTGGAAGCCGCCATCATCGAAGGCGCCAACCAGTTCTCCATCTTTTTCAAGATCGTCATTCCGCAGATTTTCGGCACCGTCGTCGTGGTGTGGACCACCATCACCATTCTGGTACTGAAGATCTTCGACATCGTGTTTGCCATGACCAACGGTCAATGGGACACGAACGTCCTGGCGAACTTTATGTATGACCAGCTGTTCCGCGCCGGCGACATCGGCAAGGGCAGCGCCATTGCCATCGTCATCATGATCGCGGT
This window harbors:
- a CDS encoding carbohydrate ABC transporter permease is translated as MAQQIITAVIAIALAIGLSALFFLGSNYLLDRFLSSDSLSGDAARMKRDNLRESIRPWIFVGPAVVLLLVYLVYPVFASLWYSLLDRNANEFVGLANYAWAFQNPNFLVAVRNNVLWLIFVPTLATGFGLLIAYMTDRLWWGKLARTLVFLPMAISFVGASVIWKFIYDYRGSGEEQIGLLNALVVALGGEPVTWIAVPFWNNFLLMVILVWIQTGFAMVILGAAIRGVPEDTLEAAIIEGANQFSIFFKIVIPQIFGTVVVVWTTITILVLKIFDIVFAMTNGQWDTNVLANFMYDQLFRAGDIGKGSAIAIVIMIAVTPVMLYNIRRARADEQ